In Geminocystis sp. NIES-3708, a single window of DNA contains:
- a CDS encoding glycerate kinase codes for MTQLSIIDILSNFIENHHLSSLDLKLLYDDDAINNKYPLKFKQNYDFLQSKLDILILVYHHVKLLFNDVQLIHKSSYLNHLWYFWIPLALELAKKRKQQNYPFTIGILGGQGTGKSTLTQILPVIWQCLNISSVGISLDDLYKTYEERQKLLKIDSRLIWRGPPGTHDVELGIKVLNQLRHGYYPVEIPRFDKSLYSGSGDRIENELLTNYIGQKRRSQIDIIILEGWFVGVQPVAEEKFIYPPYPIITKEDQKFALDCNQRLKEYLPLWEILDYLMILNPEDYRFSLQWRKIAEHKMINQGKAGMNDEQIEQFVHYFWKALHPQIYIQPMIKNSWLTDLVINIDYDHNVTKIIRPNLTQ; via the coding sequence ATGACACAATTATCAATTATAGACATTTTATCTAATTTTATTGAAAATCATCACTTATCATCATTAGACCTAAAGCTATTATATGATGATGATGCAATTAATAATAAATATCCATTAAAATTCAAACAAAATTATGATTTTTTACAAAGTAAACTTGACATTTTAATACTTGTCTATCACCATGTAAAACTATTATTTAATGATGTACAACTTATTCATAAATCTAGTTATCTCAATCATCTTTGGTATTTTTGGATTCCTTTAGCCTTAGAGTTAGCCAAGAAAAGAAAACAACAAAATTATCCTTTCACTATAGGTATTTTAGGAGGACAAGGTACAGGAAAAAGTACTTTGACACAAATATTACCTGTTATATGGCAGTGTCTTAATATCTCTAGTGTGGGAATTTCCCTTGATGATTTATATAAAACCTATGAAGAAAGACAAAAACTTCTTAAAATTGATTCTCGTTTAATTTGGCGAGGACCTCCTGGTACTCATGATGTAGAATTGGGTATTAAAGTTTTAAATCAACTTCGTCATGGCTATTATCCTGTGGAGATTCCCCGTTTTGATAAATCTCTTTATAGTGGTTCGGGCGATCGCATTGAAAATGAATTGTTAACTAATTATATAGGACAAAAAAGAAGAAGTCAAATAGATATAATCATCTTAGAAGGTTGGTTTGTTGGAGTGCAACCTGTAGCAGAAGAAAAATTTATTTATCCTCCTTATCCTATTATCACGAAAGAAGACCAGAAATTTGCCCTCGATTGTAATCAAAGACTCAAAGAATATTTGCCGTTATGGGAAATACTCGATTATCTAATGATATTAAATCCTGAAGATTATCGATTCAGTTTACAATGGCGGAAAATAGCTGAACATAAAATGATAAATCAAGGTAAAGCAGGAATGAATGATGAACAAATAGAGCAGTTTGTGCATTATTTTTGGAAAGCATTACACCCACAAATTTATATTCAACCGATGATCAAAAATTCTTGGTTAACTGATTTGGTGATAAATATTGATTATGATCATAATGTCACAAAAATTATTCGTCCTAATTTAACTCAATAA